The Streptomyces nigra genome includes the window GACCAGCAGCGCGCCGCGCCCGAGCCGGTCCCGGAGCTGGGCGAACGAGCCGTCCTCCGCCGTGACCCGCACGTCCGCGACGGGGGCGCCGCGCGGTGTGTCGACGGGGACCTCGCCCTCCAGTTCGCCCGGGGCGAGCGGGGAGTCGGCGTACGTGCCGGGCGCGCCGATGACGCCCTGGCCCAGGTGCCCGTCCATGAGCAGGGCTTCGTGGCCCCGGGCCGAACCCGGTACGAGCGTCCGCAGCCCGCCGCCGGAGCGCAGCAGCGGCAGGGCCTGGTCGGCGGCCCGCAGGCGGGCGGCGACGGCGGCGCGCCGCTCGGTCTGGTAGGAGTCGAGCAGTGCCTCGTGCGAGCCGTGGTGCCAGGCGGACGCCAGTTTCCAGGCGAGGTTGTCGGCGTCGCGCAGTCCTTCGTCCAGGCCGTGGGTGCCCAGGGTGCCGAGACAGTGCGCGGCGTCGCCCGCGAGGAACACGCGGCCCGCGCGCCACCGGCGGGCGAGCCGGTGGTGGACGGTGTGCACACCGGTGTCGAGCAGGTCGTACGGCGGTGTCGTGCCCTCGCACCAGCCGGCGAGCGTCTCCCGGATGTGCGTCACGAGCAGTTCGGGGGTGACGAGGTCCTTGCCGGGCGGCAGCAGCCAGTCCAGGCGCCACACGCCGTCGGGGAGCGGGCGTCCGGTGATCTCGCCGGCCGAGGGGGCGGTCGTCCGCCAGGGCGGCGTCCGGTGGAGCAACCCGTGGCCCTTCCAGGGGAGTTCCACGCGGAGTGCGGCCACGGCGTGGCGCTCCACGGCGGTGCGGCCGGGGAAGCGGATGTCCTGGAGCTTGCGGACGGTCGAGCGGGGGCCGTCGCAGCCGACGACGTAACTGCCGCGCCACCAGGTGCCCTGCGGGCCGCGGGTGTGCACGGTGACTCCGGAGGGCTCCTGCTCCATCGAGTCCAGGCGGCTGTCCACGGCGAGTTTGACGAGCGGCTCGTTCGCGAGGGCGGTGCGGAGGGCGCCGGTGAGGGCGTGCTGGGCGATGTGCAGCGGGGCGGGGTTCGGGTGGCCCTCGGGCCCGGCGG containing:
- a CDS encoding FAD-dependent monooxygenase, whose amino-acid sequence is MDPVIIVGAGPVGLTLALALARQDVPCVVLDEGPGKDEPRLARTVVLREDTTALVERLTGAPLGALGTRWAGWRAMRRKQVTREVSFEDAAGPEGHPNPAPLHIAQHALTGALRTALANEPLVKLAVDSRLDSMEQEPSGVTVHTRGPQGTWWRGSYVVGCDGPRSTVRKLQDIRFPGRTAVERHAVAALRVELPWKGHGLLHRTPPWRTTAPSAGEITGRPLPDGVWRLDWLLPPGKDLVTPELLVTHIRETLAGWCEGTTPPYDLLDTGVHTVHHRLARRWRAGRVFLAGDAAHCLGTLGTHGLDEGLRDADNLAWKLASAWHHGSHEALLDSYQTERRAAVAARLRAADQALPLLRSGGGLRTLVPGSARGHEALLMDGHLGQGVIGAPGTYADSPLAPGELEGEVPVDTPRGAPVADVRVTAEDGSFAQLRDRLGRGALLVVLIAPGTGVWDRKHWATAGIMPRLAAAVTALPYPAELLVAESYPGAAAHSVLLVRPDGHLVTALGGVRPADLYAAAETALGGPVAAQAQAGAGAGAERAGAGSR